The window taaaatatacgGGAGGATGtattttttttgacattttttaaaataaaaaataaactaaaatatttaggagCGGTAACTAACATAACTTTATCACTGTCTATTAATGTCACTAATATAAACATATCAATATGTATCAATATCTATAAtcgatagaatttaaaaattttggtgtatgttagtaaatattttatcaaatttacactttttcaccattttttttataagttttttatgatataattttaattattttgatggtgGGTTGATCTCATATCCTTGCATggttaataacaataataatactatataACACAGGTTAGCGATGCACATAGTCCAACATGTATAGATCTATACATATTTGCAACTCCATACAGATGGACTTGggatttctatttcttttccaaagAACATACTATGGACTTTCCACAGTGgcaaggaaaagaagaatatgaatatgtaagcatttgaaattgaatttgaatatggAGAGTTTgcatttaaattcaattgattagttaattaattaataattatgggTCAGGTTAAAAGGGGAGGTGTATCAGTGTTCTTGATGCAAGCTGGAGTCTTGAAAACCATAGAAGAATTATACAATGTATTGCCTTTGTTTGTTAACTCAGAATGGGGAGAGCGATCAAACATAAAGTTTCTTGAGAATGAAATGGGTGCCACTTTCAAGCAACGATCTCGTCCATGGGCTACCAACAACATTAATCCCGATGACATCCATTCTGGAGATTTCTTAGCTCTTTCTAAAATTCGTGGCCTTTCAGGTGCCTTTGAAACTTTAGAGAAATGGGTTACTGGCTCTTATGCTGGCCATTCTGCTGTTTGTTTAAGAGATTCTAAAGGCAAATTGTGGGTTGCTGAATCTGGGCGTTCAAATGGTGAAATGGGTGGTGGTGAAAATATTGCTGTTTTACCATGGGATAAATGGTGGGACTATGAACTTAATAAAGATGATTCAAATCCACATATTGCATTGCTTCCATTGCATCCTGATTTAAGGGCAAAGTTTAATGAAACTGCTGCTTGggaatttttgaaaactatggTTGGGAAGCCTTATGGTTATCATAACTTGATTTTTAGTTGGATTGATACCACCCAAGGAAACTTCCCATCTCCCTTGGATGCTCAtatggtaattaattaattaataatcttatttttatttttgtgcaataataatattgatttacTTTGATAATttggaaacataattaaacGAACAAACAGGTCGCATCTGCTATGACAATATGGAATCAAATGCAGCCAAGCTTTGCAGGAAAATTGTGGAATGAAGCTCTGAACAAACGACTTGGAACAAAGGTATGCACGTCGTAGCTGGAACGATGATGTAGCtagttttaataatataatcaaatatatataataaattaaattaattaaattttggagttcatatatattattcgtTTAATAAATGGTAGGGGCTTGAGCTTGCTGAGATTCTAGTGGAAGTTGAGAAACAAGGATCATCTTTTGGAGAACTACTGGCCATTCCTGAACAAGATGTGTGGACTTATAGTGATGGTAAATCAGCAACATGTGTCGCTTTAGTTGTTGAAATCTACAAGGTTGCTGGTCTTTTTGGTCCACTTACTTCCTCAATTCAAGCCACTGAATTCACTGTAagtacttaattaattaaacctcTAAATAATCcattagtttttaataattcacaATAGAAAAACTAATAGAATTAcatatcatataatatataatgcaGGTAAAAGATGCATACACACTAAAGTTTTATGAAGACAATTTAAGTAGGCTTCCAAAGTGGTGTAATGACGGTGGTGATAATTACGAGAATAAGCAACTTCCATATTGTCAAATTCTTGGAAATTATAGAATGGAATTGCCTGATTATAATACCATCCATCCCTATCAACATATGAATGAAAAGTGTCCTTCTCTTCCAGATTACGCCCATCCAAAGAATtgttagaaaagaaaaaaccactCTCTATAATTGTATGTATATTTGATCATAATAATAAGCAGTCCATCAAATATATGATCATAAGGTTTGGTTGGATCCATTACTTATATGATCACCTGTGTCACATAAATAAGAGacttaatatatatgtgtttggtTATGTATGGAGATAATTGTCAAAACATATGATCTTTCATAGaaataaatgatttgattgtGTGTGATTACTTTTACACCTACAAATAAATCTAATTACAAACATAAGATTAATGATAGCATTCAAAAGCTaaatggaaataaataaacagtGTAGATTACAATTTAAGTTGTGTTGGAAATCAAGCATGCCGATATAAAGTTGGGTAGTTgttgtttgaaattgaaaatatttaaatgcaCCAGCATCACACTATActgaatattattttcataatttatggtaaatataatgttaatagataggaaaaaaattatataaagacTAAAATTCAACAACTTCAAGAGTAGAGttaaaaaagataacattttataattatagtaCACAtttagattttcaattttcaatgaGACGGGCAAAgtgaatatatgaaaatgaacCAGAACCAACACTTAGCTTAGGCTGCAACTTTATAGACAAaacttaattacaaaatagacattgaagaaattaaaattataaatataatgttgACCCACACATAAACTATTGGATTTGTGCTCAAGTTTGTAGCATTTCGAGAGTCTAACAAATCTCCATTACATTAATATGAGACTTGATACGACATATATATGTGATTGAGGTTTTTATGATTTGGGAAAAATTTGGATGGGGAGGCCTTTGTTAGGCATCAAAGTTGGATCTCTAGTCAAGAAATCTTGTGAACAGGAGAGGTTCCAAGTGAATTGAGTGATTAGGTAATGGATAGTAACAAGTGTTTCAAGCTTTGCAAATTCATAGCCAGGGCAGATTCTAGGTCCTCCACCAAAagcaatgaaagaaaatggtgGAATTGGTGTTTGGTTTTGATCAAATCTACTTGGTTCAAACTTTTGTGGGTCTCCAAATATTGTCTCATCCAAGTGTGTCATTGGTGCTGCCCAAAAGATCTGAATTATGCATTCATAACACattaatattagtttaaattacCTATATATTTAAgcacaaaatttgaaaattcgaGAACTAACCTATTGGTGatcataaactaaaatgtttcaggacttattaattaatatatactttttacaattttaaagaaCTGTTGAatagtaaattaaaagatgGAGAGGTATGTTATTAGTCATGTTTTAAACTATAGggttacttaaaaaaaaaaaaactttcaaataatGGCATATACTGTACAATGATAAAACAATGGGATACATAGCACAAAAGAATTAATAGAGACTAATATACTAACGTTTCACTAATAGTTTTTCACATCAAAAGCTATCACTAATAGCTACAATTAGTGAATATCACAAATAACTGTTGTTGGTTGTTATCATTGATGGCTACTATCAGTTATAGCTTGTCATCATTacgaatatttttttttcttttttcttaaattgaatgTTATTATTGATAACTATTAATAACTGTTATACGTTGCTAGCACTGATAGATGTTATATCactaatagttttttatttgataaatttgttatCATATGATCATATAATTGCTAGTCACTAAAGGGTAGAgtaaaactttcaatttgagaaatatggtATCAGTTGCTACGGTTAGCTGCTATATGTTGCTGATAACTATCATCAGTAATagctttcaatttaagaaatgtGATATCAGTTGCTATCACTTCGATCAACAATGTTGCTATCAATTGATATTTCTAATAGCTATTATaagtcatttttctatattgctATCAACTTAAAATGATATCACTAACATTATCTATCaatgtttgtatttgaagagTAATTTTTATAAGTGATATCTCCTTGGTaaacatatcaattttgaattgacAAGGTTTAGTTAGACTACCAATTgatatttttgacaattaaCTACTATCAATGAATATATCTACAAGTACTCAGCAACAAAATGATATCAGTGGTAGCATCTATAAGCAGTATTCCTAATAGGTTATTATATTTCAATGGTATCAATGTAATGCTACTCTAAAGTGATATTGTGGCTATTTTTAGCCTAAATAGACAAAGAAGAGAGATTGGATTAGCATACTGTTGGTTATAACTTTGAATCACAATAACATACTATCAATATGACAACTTCTATCACAAATAGAATCTATATAAAATTGACATAGTTgcaacttttattaaaataaattattgattttaggtTATGCTATCAacatttatatcatttaaaattcaaaatttaagttatCAGTAAGTAAcaaattcatgaaaaatatatattgatatattaaaCATGATGTCATTGATAGAAGTCTCACTATAgcataagaaaaaggaaactgAAGGacaaaattgacattttaaaattttttaaatatgtccGATAAAAAgttgtcatttttgtaaatattgttcTCTTGTgctataaattatattcattttctaatttgtacTAGATAGACACTGAGAGAATTTTAAAGACTActtgaaaaaaaggaaaaaactataatgtggaatgaaattttgtattgCAAAGATCTTGAAGAACTAAATAtgccattttaaaaaatggaactCAAAATAAACTGCATATATATGATAGTTTATATagtaaaaggaaagaaactaAAGGGTGTgaagttaatttaatatgcTTACTTGCCATCCTTTTGGAATTGTGTAGGCACCCAATTGAATGTCTTTAAGGGCCACTCTAAAGCCTCCAAAAACTGGAGGGTAAAGTCTCAAGGTTTCCATTGCTACTCTCCATGTGTACTTCATCTTTGAAACATCTTCCCAAGTCAGTGCCTCCCCTCTTTCTTTGCTTCTACCTATTTCTTCATGCTCTAAAACCCATAACAAATGAGAttttatataaagtttattacTATCGGCTTGAGATGGATGACTTCTCACTTTAGTTTGCAACAAATACTCTAGATGAAAAACACTAACTTCAAATGAGAGAGTTCATGTAATTCATGTCGTCAGTTactattaaaactaaattcacTTTTGATTCGCACAAATATGAGTAGTTTTAACTTTCTAACGACGAATCCGActcatttcaatatttttttatcgaatttatatataaagacaCATTCACGATAATAATATAACTCACTTAAACACTACATTCTTAAACACCATCCcaatttctaacaaaaaaaaatcttatgtTTTTTCGAAATCGTCCAATATTAGTTGATCTACACCCACACATTAAGATAGAAATAGAAACTTATGGAAATATGCATACCTTGAAGAACAGCTGCATAAACAGTTGGGTTTGTAGCCAAAACCCTAAGCATTAGAGTAAGCAAAATAGAAGTTGTGTCATGTCCAGCAATCATTAGAAGGATGATATTATGCACAATTTCCTCCTCACTCAAAGCTTGTTCcttgtctttgttttttattctaagCAAATAACTAATTAGgtctttatcattttcttctacttcactttctttttcttcttccattacTTTTGCTTTGTCTTTCAAAAGTTGCTTCAGTATCTGTTGAGCTTTTGCACTTGCTTTCAGGCTGTGGTTATACCTTGTGAAAGGGAGATTTATTGGAATAGACCAAATGCCATCAACCATTGTTTTGAAGCATTCTATTATGCTCTTTCTTGTTGTTCCTTCTTCAATTCCAAAGAGGAGAGAGCATATAATGTCAAATGTTAGAGTTTTCATCAATGGTGCCACCTGTGTTTTtggcaaaaaaataaaataaaataaaaaaatgtaaaatgttaAGACCCTGTATCAAATCAGAAAAGGTTAGGACTAGACTCGAGGGAAGCAGACtttgttcaaaattaaacatgttttaattaaataagttaGATGTGAAGTGATTTATGAGTGttagcaaaaataataataataataataagaaatgtAAGTTAAAATGTTAGAGTTAATTTAGTATGAGTTTCACGTTAACGAACTAAGTGTAGGATTTAAATTGTTGTGTGTTTAACTCTCGTGTGAGTTGTGCTCATGCAATCCTATAAATAGGATTGATATATTGTATTGTAAAGTATCTGAGTGTGAAGAAGAATACACATGAAGGAGAGTTGAAGTCtttcaaataagttttttatttcttctctcaaatattctattttgtgattatttatttggggGTTCATGTGTTCACCATAGGCTTCCGACAACGTATTATTAGAGTTTGAGTTTGGAgtttaaaacttgtttttgcaaatggaaaacaaaaattttgttCCCTTCCATGTACTTCAACTTACAACGGAAAGTTGTAGCAATTGGTGTATTCGAATGAAAGCTCTAGCTTTCTTGGTTCGTAAGATGTGTGAAACATTGTTAATAATGGTTACGAAGAACTAGAAAGTGATTGGACTCTGAGTCAAGTTCAACAAAAATCTCTGGTTTTTTTTTCgtaatttgttgaaaatagTCGGGCAAAcatgtttttactttttagtcttttttatttaaaaagaaagccAATAACAGTTaccaaacatttatttaattattttggaaatctaaaaaccaaaatcttGTTTGTTGCCTTGATAATACATGTaacaaatttttcaaaaagaaaaaagatttggTTGAGAACTCACAGTGACTTCGTTGTTGCCATGCCAATACATGTTCAAATGTCTCCTAACCTCTCCATCCATTTTCCCCACATAACTTCTCAGAGTCTGAGGCCTTAAGAACCAAACCAACGCCCCTCTAACTCTCTTATGATCCTCACCACTCAGCTCTGTCAAATTCCTTTTCCCTAAAATCATCTTCAACGACTCGACCTGCCGATTCGACACCGTCCCCTCCTCCCCCGAAAACACAACTGCCTTGTTTGCTGCCGCCCCATGTATAAACACCGTCGGTTTCCCAAACAGGGTCATCTTTGAAACTGGGCCGTACTTGTCCACTCTCTTCTGCAGCCATTTCTCAGCTGTGTTTGTTCTCATGGCTCCAAGAAGGCTCAGGCTTTGCCCTATAAATGGGACCCCAAGTGCCCCCGGAGGAAGGTTTTTCGCGGCAGAGGACGATAACCTTGTTCTAAATCTGTGGAAAAGAAATATGGTGAGGACAAGAAGGATTATGACCGTGATCATTTTGCAGCtggttcaaattttgagagagagaaaaagaaaagtgatgtGTCTTGATTTTTTCAGGTCATCACTATTTATTGGTGTGGTtaattgggtttttttttaaacaatttggGTATAGAGATTTCAACTCCGAGAGTTCAAGAGATAGCATATATTAATTACTCTTAAATTATGCTTATATGGGCTATAGTGTCTTTTATAAGATTCCCAAGTTGATCTATTGGcctatatatcatatattgaGCTGTAAGTTTAAGTATATATTATGAGTTTGGTTGTTGAATTTGGAAGAGCGACGTTTCTGTGTGttgaaaaagaatttcaatagtttataaaacttttatttggcAAACAATGATGATTTATGTAAccaattaaaagaatatagtTGATGAGAATTTGGAAGGTTAGCCAAATTATTAGTGGAaggaaattaaacaaaattaattgaattaggTCCTCCACTTTAGTGGTTGAGGATTCAATAATCTCTCGTCTCATCAATTATTATATCCTTAAAAACacaccaaaattaaaaaaactaggtgaatgaaaacttaaaataccAAATTGATCAAAATGGGGACTAGACATGAAATCAAATGAataatgtaataattaaaagagtgTGTCCTTTTCCTTGTTGCCGGCAAATACTAAGTTTATTCATTGTTGGGATATATGTTGCCATTGATGCAATTATTAttccctctctctctatgTGTATTTCacatctatatattttatacgatagtaagattttgtttgtattgATGTAAGTGCAAAAGTCAGCAAAATTGTCCACAATACAAATTTGTTCTTATATGGTTGGAGATTAgtgaattaatttaattgtggGCTTCTAGAAAATTATAAGTTGACGAACTTTGGATTCTATACGGTTAGACATATGGAAGATAggaattgaattaaaattaagaaaatgtgtGGGAAAGGTTACAGAAACAACAAGACAAGACAGTAgccaaattatttaaatatgatgattctaatcttttgattttgaggAGGGTTGCTCTgttagatttatttaaaaaataatattattaatgtgACCTATCTACATTATATGgtattaaatgttattttatctttttcgagtctattattttattaggtCAATTAGGTAAAAAGATAATGTCTTAATAAACTCCATGATGTGTGGTGTCCATAAATAGAACATTAGAGATTGATCGTgggaaattaacaaaaataggaTAATTTTTAAGGGTTTAAAGAGTTTTaggatggattttaaaaagatgacatttaggacaaattaactaggaaaagtctatattaccctttagttataaaaaaaacctagaaaacaatttatggaattccttctccttcttccttcattttctcacttccaaaaagaatatttcatttttctatctctctctatccgtattccatttttcctcattttcacaaaacctttgatttcctttttcttcctttctcatttttcattcacaaaactacaaaaacaaaGGTAGTTCCGGTGATTTCATTGTGGAACATGACTTGATACTCGTGATCTTGCTGCAAAAATTGGATTCCGACGAGGAGGggtaacaatttgattttgaaaataatagtaaaagttttgaaatgtgcaagataggtgcgagatgtgTACGAGATAGGTGCAAGATGTGTAcgagataggtgcgagatgtgTACGAGATACGTGCAAGATGTGTACGAGATACGTGCATTCAACCATTCAATGAAAATGCACAACAACAAAAGCAATCCGATCAAAACAATCCCTAAACAGAAAGTGCgtggttataaaaaaaaagactgaGAAAGGAGAATCTTGCATGCCGCATCTTCGACGGAGAATCTTGCACGACGCGTACAAACTGACCACCAATGGATGCCTGAACGGTTGACAATGGTAAATGAGATGCGACAACGACTG of the Cucumis sativus cultivar 9930 chromosome 3, Cucumber_9930_V3, whole genome shotgun sequence genome contains:
- the LOC101212346 gene encoding uncharacterized protein LOC101212346, with translation MHISSISNIPAMASSSLFLISIVGFLLVSQSEALKTPFSPRDMLPLLPTKVSYRILNYFNSAADLLPSFVGSVSSPDKSVQWQGACFYQNTAWLEFHNKSGSQYGGGTLHIKVSDAHSPTCIDLYIFATPYRWTWDFYFFSKEHTMDFPQWQGKEEYEYVKRGGVSVFLMQAGVLKTIEELYNVLPLFVNSEWGERSNIKFLENEMGATFKQRSRPWATNNINPDDIHSGDFLALSKIRGLSGAFETLEKWVTGSYAGHSAVCLRDSKGKLWVAESGRSNGEMGGGENIAVLPWDKWWDYELNKDDSNPHIALLPLHPDLRAKFNETAAWEFLKTMVGKPYGYHNLIFSWIDTTQGNFPSPLDAHMVASAMTIWNQMQPSFAGKLWNEALNKRLGTKGLELAEILVEVEKQGSSFGELLAIPEQDVWTYSDGKSATCVALVVEIYKVAGLFGPLTSSIQATEFTVKDAYTLKFYEDNLSRLPKWCNDGGDNYENKQLPYCQILGNYRMELPDYNTIHPYQHMNEKCPSLPDYAHPKNC
- the LOC101212103 gene encoding taxadiene 5-alpha hydroxylase, which encodes MITVIILLVLTIFLFHRFRTRLSSSAAKNLPPGALGVPFIGQSLSLLGAMRTNTAEKWLQKRVDKYGPVSKMTLFGKPTVFIHGAAANKAVVFSGEEGTVSNRQVESLKMILGKRNLTELSGEDHKRVRGALVWFLRPQTLRSYVGKMDGEVRRHLNMYWHGNNEVTVAPLMKTLTFDIICSLLFGIEEGTTRKSIIECFKTMVDGIWSIPINLPFTRYNHSLKASAKAQQILKQLLKDKAKVMEEEKESEVEENDKDLISYLLRIKNKDKEQALSEEEIVHNIILLMIAGHDTTSILLTLMLRVLATNPTVYAAVLQEHEEIGRSKERGEALTWEDVSKMKYTWRVAMETLRLYPPVFGGFRVALKDIQLGAYTIPKGWQIFWAAPMTHLDETIFGDPQKFEPSRFDQNQTPIPPFSFIAFGGGPRICPGYEFAKLETLVTIHYLITQFTWNLSCSQDFLTRDPTLMPNKGLPIQIFPKS